A genomic region of Rhea pennata isolate bPtePen1 chromosome 14, bPtePen1.pri, whole genome shotgun sequence contains the following coding sequences:
- the GLRA1 gene encoding glycine receptor subunit alpha-1 isoform X1 encodes MSPSDFLDKLMGRTSGYDARIRPNFKGPPVNVSCNIFINSFGSIAETTMDYRVNIFLRQQWNDPRLAYNEYPDDSLDLDPSMLDSIWKPDLFFANEKGAHFHEITTDNKLLRISRNGNVLYSIRITLTLACPMDLKNFPMDVQTCIMQLESFGYTMNDLIFEWQEKGAVQVADGLTLPQFILKEEKDLRYCTKHYNTGKFTCIEARFHLERQMGYYLIQMYIPSLLIVILSWISFWINMDAAPARVGLGITTVLTMTTQSSGSRASLPKVSYVKAIDIWMAVCLLFVFSALLEYAAVNFVSRQHKELLRFRRKRRHHKSPMLNLFQEDDTGEGRFNFTAYGMGPACLQAKDGISIKGANNNNTVNPVPPPSRSPEEMRKLFIQRAKKIDKISRIGFPMAFLIFNIFYWIIYKIVRREDVHNQ; translated from the exons GCCCACCAGTGAACGTCAGCTGCAACATTTTCATCAACAGCTTCGGTTCAATTGCAGAAACAACCAtg GATTATAGGGTGAACATATTTCTGCGACAGCAATGGAACGACCCGCGGCTGGCATACAATGAATACCCAGACGACTCCCTGGATCTGGACCCCTCCATGCTGGACTCCATCTGGAAGCCTGATTTGTTCTTTGCTAATGAGAAAGGGGCCCATTTCCATGAAATCACCACAGACAACAAGCTCCTCAGGATCTCCAGAAATGGCAATGTTCTCTACAGCATCAG GATCACGCTGACTCTGGCCTGCCCTATGGACTTGAAGAACTTCCCCATGGATGTACAGACGTGTATTATGCAGTTAGAAAGCT TTGGTTACACAATGAACGATCTCATATTTGAGTGGCAAGAAAAAGGAGCCGTGCAAGTTGCTGATGGACTGACATTGCCTCAGTTTAtcctcaaagaagaaaaagacctgAGATACTGCACAAAGCACTACAACACAG GCAAGTTCACCTGTATAGAAGCTCGTTTCCACCTGGAGCGGCAGATGGGCTATTATTTGATCCAGATGTACATCCCCAGTCTCCTCATTGTCATTCTGTCCTGGATCTCCTTTTGGATCAACATGGATGCTGCACCTGCTCGTGTTGGCCTGGGGATCACCACAGTGCTCACTATGACCACGCAGAGCTCTGGTTCCCGAGCATCACTGCCCAAG GTGTCCTACGTGAAGGCCATAGACATCTGGATGGCTGTGTGCTTGCTGTTTGTGTTCTCCGCACTTCTAGAATATGCTGCTGTCAACTTCGTGTCCCGACAGCACAAAGAGCTGCTCAGGttcagaaggaagaggaggcatCATAAG AGTCCTATGCTGAATCTGTTTCAGGAGGATGACACTGGTGAAGGGAGGTTCAACTTCACAGCCTACGGGATGGGGCCAGCTTGCCTACAAGCCAAGGACGGCATCTCCATCAAGGGtgccaacaacaacaacacagTCAACCCTGTCCCCCCACCATCCCGCTCCCCTGAAGAGATGCGAAAGCTCTTCATCCAGCGAGCCAAGAAGATTGACAAGATCTCACGCATCGGCTTCCCGATGGCATTCCTCATCTTCAACATTTTCTACTGGATCATCTACAAGATTGTCCGCAGAGAGGATGTACACAACCAGTGA
- the GLRA1 gene encoding glycine receptor subunit alpha-1 isoform X2, translated as MSPSDFLDKLMGRTSGYDARIRPNFKGPPVNVSCNIFINSFGSIAETTMDYRVNIFLRQQWNDPRLAYNEYPDDSLDLDPSMLDSIWKPDLFFANEKGAHFHEITTDNKLLRISRNGNVLYSIRITLTLACPMDLKNFPMDVQTCIMQLESFGYTMNDLIFEWQEKGAVQVADGLTLPQFILKEEKDLRYCTKHYNTGKFTCIEARFHLERQMGYYLIQMYIPSLLIVILSWISFWINMDAAPARVGLGITTVLTMTTQSSGSRASLPKVSYVKAIDIWMAVCLLFVFSALLEYAAVNFVSRQHKELLRFRRKRRHHKEDDTGEGRFNFTAYGMGPACLQAKDGISIKGANNNNTVNPVPPPSRSPEEMRKLFIQRAKKIDKISRIGFPMAFLIFNIFYWIIYKIVRREDVHNQ; from the exons GCCCACCAGTGAACGTCAGCTGCAACATTTTCATCAACAGCTTCGGTTCAATTGCAGAAACAACCAtg GATTATAGGGTGAACATATTTCTGCGACAGCAATGGAACGACCCGCGGCTGGCATACAATGAATACCCAGACGACTCCCTGGATCTGGACCCCTCCATGCTGGACTCCATCTGGAAGCCTGATTTGTTCTTTGCTAATGAGAAAGGGGCCCATTTCCATGAAATCACCACAGACAACAAGCTCCTCAGGATCTCCAGAAATGGCAATGTTCTCTACAGCATCAG GATCACGCTGACTCTGGCCTGCCCTATGGACTTGAAGAACTTCCCCATGGATGTACAGACGTGTATTATGCAGTTAGAAAGCT TTGGTTACACAATGAACGATCTCATATTTGAGTGGCAAGAAAAAGGAGCCGTGCAAGTTGCTGATGGACTGACATTGCCTCAGTTTAtcctcaaagaagaaaaagacctgAGATACTGCACAAAGCACTACAACACAG GCAAGTTCACCTGTATAGAAGCTCGTTTCCACCTGGAGCGGCAGATGGGCTATTATTTGATCCAGATGTACATCCCCAGTCTCCTCATTGTCATTCTGTCCTGGATCTCCTTTTGGATCAACATGGATGCTGCACCTGCTCGTGTTGGCCTGGGGATCACCACAGTGCTCACTATGACCACGCAGAGCTCTGGTTCCCGAGCATCACTGCCCAAG GTGTCCTACGTGAAGGCCATAGACATCTGGATGGCTGTGTGCTTGCTGTTTGTGTTCTCCGCACTTCTAGAATATGCTGCTGTCAACTTCGTGTCCCGACAGCACAAAGAGCTGCTCAGGttcagaaggaagaggaggcatCATAAG GAGGATGACACTGGTGAAGGGAGGTTCAACTTCACAGCCTACGGGATGGGGCCAGCTTGCCTACAAGCCAAGGACGGCATCTCCATCAAGGGtgccaacaacaacaacacagTCAACCCTGTCCCCCCACCATCCCGCTCCCCTGAAGAGATGCGAAAGCTCTTCATCCAGCGAGCCAAGAAGATTGACAAGATCTCACGCATCGGCTTCCCGATGGCATTCCTCATCTTCAACATTTTCTACTGGATCATCTACAAGATTGTCCGCAGAGAGGATGTACACAACCAGTGA
- the GLRA1 gene encoding glycine receptor subunit alpha-1 isoform X3 — MSPSDFLDKLMGRTSGYDARIRPNFKGPPVNVSCNIFINSFGSIAETTMDYRVNIFLRQQWNDPRLAYNEYPDDSLDLDPSMLDSIWKPDLFFANEKGAHFHEITTDNKLLRISRNGNVLYSIRITLTLACPMDLKNFPMDVQTCIMQLESFGYTMNDLIFEWQEKGAVQVADGLTLPQFILKEEKDLRYCTKHYNTGKFTCIEARFHLERQMGYYLIQMYIPSLLIVILSWISFWINMDAAPARVGLGITTVLTMTTQSSGSRASLPKVSYVKAIDIWMAVCLLFVFSALLEYAAVNFVSRQHKELLRFRRKRRHHKDDTGEGRFNFTAYGMGPACLQAKDGISIKGANNNNTVNPVPPPSRSPEEMRKLFIQRAKKIDKISRIGFPMAFLIFNIFYWIIYKIVRREDVHNQ, encoded by the exons GCCCACCAGTGAACGTCAGCTGCAACATTTTCATCAACAGCTTCGGTTCAATTGCAGAAACAACCAtg GATTATAGGGTGAACATATTTCTGCGACAGCAATGGAACGACCCGCGGCTGGCATACAATGAATACCCAGACGACTCCCTGGATCTGGACCCCTCCATGCTGGACTCCATCTGGAAGCCTGATTTGTTCTTTGCTAATGAGAAAGGGGCCCATTTCCATGAAATCACCACAGACAACAAGCTCCTCAGGATCTCCAGAAATGGCAATGTTCTCTACAGCATCAG GATCACGCTGACTCTGGCCTGCCCTATGGACTTGAAGAACTTCCCCATGGATGTACAGACGTGTATTATGCAGTTAGAAAGCT TTGGTTACACAATGAACGATCTCATATTTGAGTGGCAAGAAAAAGGAGCCGTGCAAGTTGCTGATGGACTGACATTGCCTCAGTTTAtcctcaaagaagaaaaagacctgAGATACTGCACAAAGCACTACAACACAG GCAAGTTCACCTGTATAGAAGCTCGTTTCCACCTGGAGCGGCAGATGGGCTATTATTTGATCCAGATGTACATCCCCAGTCTCCTCATTGTCATTCTGTCCTGGATCTCCTTTTGGATCAACATGGATGCTGCACCTGCTCGTGTTGGCCTGGGGATCACCACAGTGCTCACTATGACCACGCAGAGCTCTGGTTCCCGAGCATCACTGCCCAAG GTGTCCTACGTGAAGGCCATAGACATCTGGATGGCTGTGTGCTTGCTGTTTGTGTTCTCCGCACTTCTAGAATATGCTGCTGTCAACTTCGTGTCCCGACAGCACAAAGAGCTGCTCAGGttcagaaggaagaggaggcatCATAAG GATGACACTGGTGAAGGGAGGTTCAACTTCACAGCCTACGGGATGGGGCCAGCTTGCCTACAAGCCAAGGACGGCATCTCCATCAAGGGtgccaacaacaacaacacagTCAACCCTGTCCCCCCACCATCCCGCTCCCCTGAAGAGATGCGAAAGCTCTTCATCCAGCGAGCCAAGAAGATTGACAAGATCTCACGCATCGGCTTCCCGATGGCATTCCTCATCTTCAACATTTTCTACTGGATCATCTACAAGATTGTCCGCAGAGAGGATGTACACAACCAGTGA